A portion of the Anoxybacillus gonensis genome contains these proteins:
- a CDS encoding DUF3941 domain-containing protein: MTSDNDKKAKDNNAKRHEKNMEREKNRQAGKRAYSKETNHL, translated from the coding sequence ATGACAAGCGATAACGACAAAAAAGCAAAAGACAATAATGCAAAAAGACATGAAAAAAATATGGAGCGCGAAAAAAACCGCCAAGCTGGCAAACGCGCCTATTCAAAAGAAACGAATCATTTGTAA
- a CDS encoding DegV family protein, which produces MNIKIIADSGCDLPLSFIREKQIAFLPLTVHINDHDYDDQLTIQPQQVYEAMRKGEVPKTSQAKPSEMKELFTTLAKENIPAIYIAFSSALSGTYQTAVMMKNEVLEQYPHAKLTVIDSKCASLGLGLVVKKAVELAESGIAYEHIVTTIETYCRHMEHIFTVDDLQYLARGGRVSKTAAFVGGVLNIKPLLHVEDGKLIPIEKVRGRKKVLKRMIELMQQRGANVEHQLIGISHGDDEQTALELKAMIEETFGCKQFFISEIGGAIGAHAGPGTIALFFLNKQLEQ; this is translated from the coding sequence ATGAATATTAAAATTATAGCGGATAGCGGGTGCGATTTGCCACTTTCTTTTATACGAGAAAAACAAATTGCTTTTTTACCGTTAACTGTTCATATAAACGACCACGATTATGATGATCAACTGACGATTCAACCGCAGCAAGTGTATGAGGCGATGCGCAAAGGCGAAGTGCCGAAAACGTCGCAAGCGAAACCTTCCGAAATGAAAGAGCTATTTACAACACTTGCGAAAGAAAACATTCCTGCCATTTATATTGCTTTTTCTTCCGCTTTGTCAGGCACATATCAAACAGCCGTCATGATGAAAAACGAAGTGCTTGAGCAATATCCTCATGCCAAATTGACGGTCATCGACTCGAAATGCGCATCACTCGGGCTTGGACTTGTCGTAAAAAAAGCGGTTGAGCTAGCTGAAAGCGGCATAGCATACGAGCATATCGTGACAACGATTGAAACGTATTGTCGCCATATGGAACATATTTTCACCGTCGATGACTTACAATATTTAGCGCGTGGTGGGCGCGTCAGCAAAACCGCTGCGTTCGTCGGTGGAGTGTTAAACATTAAACCACTCCTTCATGTCGAGGACGGAAAATTAATTCCGATTGAAAAAGTGCGCGGACGGAAAAAAGTATTGAAGCGCATGATTGAGCTAATGCAACAGCGCGGAGCAAACGTTGAACACCAACTGATCGGCATTAGCCACGGCGACGATGAGCAAACGGCGCTCGAACTAAAAGCGATGATTGAAGAAACGTTCGGATGCAAACAATTTTTCATTTCTGAAATTGGCGGTGCGATCGGAGCGCACGCCGGACCGGGAACGATCGCCCTCTTTTTCTTGAATAAACAGCTTGAGCAATGA